ACCATAGAGAATGTTGCTTCAAGTATTGGTCAAACCATAACAGATATTTATGGTAGAAAAGTTGGTGTTTTGGTGAGTGTCTATAGCGATTTCGATGGTAAGGTAACAGCTGTTGAGATAATGACCAATGATATGACATATGAAACTCTTTCAAGTGATAGGTTAGAGCATGGAATAGATGGAATCAAGATTCTTCCAGAATGGGTTATTGAGGCTAGAAAAATTGAGCGCAAGTTAGATGTGATAAAGAAGAGATTCAAAGCCTTAGAGGAGCTCTATAAAAAGAATCAAATTGCTCAACACGCTTATAAAGAACTCAAAGAAAAATTTGCAAAGGAGATTGAACATGTTAAGATAGAGACAAAGAATACTAAGGAGCTTCTGCGCAAGAGAATAAACGAATTGGAGAACTTTGTTATACATATAGAGAAGGCTATGACACATCTAATAGTAAGCTATACAGCAGGAGAAATACCGGAAACAGGGTTTAAAATATCTGCAGATTTCATGAGATTTGCTAGACAAGCTGCAATAGATGAAAGAAAGGATTTGGATAAACATCTAGGTCTAATTGAAAAATTAGAACAAGAACTTGTTTCAATAGTATCAGGATTTGAAGAATCACAAACAATTGCTACACCAGCTCAGCCAGTCACTCAACCATCTCCAACTCCTCTAGCCGTGAAGGTTGTAAGTTAGCATAGCTAGTGATTTTCATGGCAATGCCGGCAGGAATTTTGGATCATTTCACAAAGATTCTTAGCATATCATCTCGGCGTGATCCTCAGAAAGGAGCTTTAGTATACATAGTTTCCTCATTAAATGAATTGAAGATAAAGCTGGAGGAGGTTAAGAAGAGACTTAAAGATAGAGATGATGAATTGTTAACAAGTGCTGTTAAAGCATTGAATATGAATGATAGAGAAAGAGCTTCAATATATGCTGCAGAAATAGCTGAGGTTAGAAGATTAATAAAATATGTTCAAATAGCATTGCTAGCAGTAGAAAGATTGCTAGAACGCATGAAAACCATGAATATTGTTAATGATATAAGGGTTTTATCAACAACACTAGGTGTTTTAAATGAGCTTAAAGCAATGTTCTCTAATACAATGCCTGAGCTTGCATCAACTTTAGATACCATTGTAAATAATGTGAATGCAATTGTTGCACAAACACAAACACCTGAATTCAATATAAGCTTAGTACCTGAGACAAAGGAGGTTAAAGAAATATTGAAGGAAATAGAAAGTCAGGCAGAAGAAAAGGTGAAGAGCACCTTATCTCCTATACCAGTACAATTAGAAAGTGTAATTAATAGTGTTACACAAGAGGACATTATTAGTATTTCCAAAATAGTTGAAAAAGGAACTTCAGCAACAGCAACCATTCCAACAGCTTTCGTAACTCGAAAACATCAATATGTACCTTCATCAGGTATAGATAGTGGAATAGAATATCAAATATATAGCTATATAGTATCCAACAAAGGTATGATAAAAATAGATGAATGTGCACGTATTTTTGGTATTTCAAAGGATGATGTTATAACCATTTTGAAGAGACTTGAGCAGAAAGGTCTTATAAAAATAGTTGCATGAATTTGAATTTTTTCTTTGAATTCTTATACGTGGTCGATTTAAATGAGTGGTGGACGTGAATATCTAGAAGCACTAGCTAGGAAATATGTTCATGAAGCAATGATAAATGAAAAAATTGGCAATAAAGTTGATGCTGCTAAAAACTATAAAAAAGCTGCTGAAATAATCATGATGCTTATAAATAACTACAAAAATGATCCAATGATACATATATATAAAAGTCTTGCCGAAAGCTATATTAACAAGGCTAAGGAACTTGAAGAAGAATCCAAACTCTCAGTATCTATAGGAGGTGAGAAAGAGGAATCTGAAGAGGATGTTGTGAAGGATTATGTTCTAATTGAAAAACCTTCTGTAAGATTCGAAGATGTGATAGGATTAGATAATGTGAAACAGGCAATAATGGATTCAATTGTTTATCCAACAAAAAGACCAGACCTCTTTCCACTTGGTTGGCCAAGAAACATACTTCTCTATGGCCCACCTGGATGTGGAAAGACGTTAATAGCTGCAGCTGTAGCTAATGAAATAGATGGAGTATTTATGCAAGTAGATGCAGCTAGTCTAATGTCAAAATGGCTAGGCGAAGCTGAGAAAAGAGTTGCTGCAATATTTAAATACGCCAGGAAAATAGGTGTGTCAAAGCCGGTTATAATATTTATTGATGAAGCTGACGGGTTATTGGGTGTATATGAAAGCGAAATTGGTGGTGAGGCCAGGGTTAGAAATCAGTTTTTAAAAGAATTGGATGGTCTAAGCGACAAAGGCAAAAAATTCTTCATTTATGTTATAGCTGCAACTAATAAGCCATGGAAACTTGACATAGGCTTTTTGAGAAGATTCCAAAAGAGAATATATGTACCACCACCTAATAAGGAGGCAAGAAGAAACTTATTTGAATACTATACCAAGTTCTTTAAACTTGCTCCCGATGTTGATTTCAATATCTTAGCAGAGAAAACAGAAGGCTATTCAGCAAGTGATATTAGAGATATTGTTTTAGAAGCTTATTTAAAAACCGTTAGAGAATTATTCAAATCAAATAACTTTAATGAGAGCCCGAGACCAATAACATTAAAGGATTTTATGGAGGTTCTTCAACATAGAAAACCAAGCATTTCGCAAGAACTCTTAAAGCTGTATGAAGAATGGGGTAAAAACTTCGGTGCAATGGCTTAATGCCATTATTTTTAACCTTCTAAACACTATAATTAATCTTTCTCCATTTAAAGAACGAAAATTTTCTCAGCATGGCTTATTTGTTTCTTTTTCATGGATCTATGCACAAAGTTTATGATTTCATAATATGTTGCATATATGGCAAGAATTCAAATTATAGATTACCATAATTCAGCAATAAATTTTATCAAAGACTTTTATGAGCAAGTACAACTTTATTCATAGAAAAAGTCCTTACCTACTTTTCATCTCTACATACTCCAACAGCTCTGGCACATATTTTAATACATCATCTATTGTCACAATGCCTATAACTTTTCCGATTTTGTTGACAACTGGAATGTGACCATGACCTGTACCAATCATCAGATTTATAACATCCTTTAGTGGTGTATCGGGGTCTACTACTGTAACTGGTTTTGAAAGTATTTGAGTAATATTGACAAGTTTTGGGTCAAGACCTTTTGCAATAGTCTTTATCACTATGTCCTTTGCAGTTACAACACCGAATACAATATCATTTTCATCAACAACTATAACTGATGCTATATTGTATTTCTCCATTGTTTTTATCGCATCATATACCGTTGCATTTATCCTTACACAAATTGGGTTAGGAACCATCACATCAGATGCTCTAAGCATTTTTCCAGCACCTCTTTAGCATTTTCATTTACAGCTATTTTAACTATTCTACTTTTTCCAGGTATTTTAGTTCTTAATTCATTTAAATCAATAGCCATAGCAACAACCTCTAAACCTCTTTTCTTCAATTCACTTAGAAACTCATTTACCACTTCCTCAATTTTTAGGTCCCCTGGTTCCAAAATCATATAGGCAATACTTTTTCTTAGAACATTATTTTCTGAACCAATAACAACCCTAAGATTACAAATGTTTTCATTATCTATGGTAAGCTCTAATCCTATACCTAATCTAAGCTTTACATCATTTAAGTAATTCTTTTTTCCATAAACCATAAATCCTCCACGTGGAAGATATTCCCCAGCTGGAGGAGATAGGGATACCTGGAATCCAGGAACCCAAAAAACATTCACAGAATGTAAACCCATTTTCCAGGCCTTGCTATAGCACGCAGCTAAAATAGCTGCCTCTTTCAACGCTTCTTCATCAATATTTCTATTATTTGTTTTCACAATCACTGCACTACCGCCATGAATATCAGCATGCATTACAATATCGTTATCATGCAAAAATCTTTTGATGAGGTAAATGTTTTGACTTGCATCCCTACCTCCAAGAATCAAGAACCCCGATGATGTTATGGTCCAGTGGAATTTTTCAAACCACTCCCTTTTTCTAGAAACTACAAACTTAATACTTTTCTCCTTTAAACTTGTTTCCTCACTTAATCTTTGAATTTCTTTCTCAATTCTATTCATTTCCTCAACTGTTCTCTCAATACCTTTATCAACATCGCTTAACATCTTTCTATATTCATTGTATATTGAAATCAGTGATTTTCTTACATCCAGTTCTATTGAAACCCCATTTACATCAATACGATATAATCCCTTGGCTTGATCATAACTAGAAATTTTTTCACTGCATTTACTTATGGAGTTCCAACCAAGCTGCTTAACAACTGTTTGAACACACTGATGCAAAGTTTCTATTTCTGGATAGTTTCTTTCAATAATGTTAACAATCTTATTTAAAAGCTCTTTCTTATCCTCATATGCTTTTAGTGCTGAGCTCATTTCCTGTAAAGTATGTTTCAACTTCTCAATTTTACTTACAATAGGCTCTATCCTTGATTTGCGAATAAAATTCTCTATGTCATGAATAAAATATTTGTTTATTGCTTCATTAATGCTTTGATATTTTTCAACTCTATAGGTACTACCACTAAATTGTGGTGGAATAAAGGGGTAAAACCCGATTGGTTCATTATTAGCATATATTATACATGGATCAGAATTTTTAATTGCAGCATCAATAATATTGCTTACACTGTTTATTGCACATTTAATGATTTCCTCCAGAGATTTGTTTGAATTAATCGATGATTCGCATATGAAAAAAGCTGCTTCAACAACTTCTGATGGAAATCCATAGGTCTTTATAATATAAGAGATAATGTTTTGTTTACCTCCTTTAACATTTTTTATAATATTATTAAAATCTGAAGAATCAATTGATTCACGCCATTGCTTAGGAGGGAAAACATATTTTGATTTAGGAACTATTACCCTATCTCTCATTCTTCTGTATTCTAAAGCTATTATCACATTATCAGCTAGGTCTACTAAAATCATTGTGCCCCTGGGCAATAGCTCTATAACAAGCTTTTTTTCAGTGCCTTCACAACTAAGTTTAAACATTATTATTCTTTCTCTATCATATTGCTCAATAGAATTAATTCTACAGTCTCTTATGTGAGATCTCCATGTGATAGATAAATTCTTTGAGTATTCTACATCTATACCGGATTCTGATAGTGAAACTCTTTTCCCAGGTTCAATAACCAAGTAAAGAGGTCTATTCTCTCCACTTTTCCTTAGCTTTAAAACAACTAAATTCTTTGAGTAGATATACACATTATCAATAAACGAGTTCTCCACATATTTTCTTTGCTCATTAATCCATACACTTATATCTAGCCAGCTCATAGAATTTTTTTGGCGTTTTTGAAATGACTCTACAGCTTGACGAGACATTGAATACCCGCCTAAAGATACTGTTTGTAAGAGGTCTTTATGGTTTAATAACATCAGTTATTGCAACCACAACATCAATGCATATATATTACCAAAACATCTTAAATAGCTTACTAGGTTCATTTGGTCCATTTCTCACATGGACATTAACACTATTACTTTATCCACCTAGCATTATTCTTGTAAAGCTTCTTAACACTAATAAAAAATTTGATTTATATTTCAGGGGGTTTTCCATATACTTTGTCATCTTCATCTTGACAAACATTATTATTTCCAGCTAAAATCCTACTTTCAAATACTGGTACAAATTCTGCAACAACTGTTAAGTAATTCTCTGGAAGAATAACATCACCATATTCATTAATTGGAAAAGCATACGGCAATTCTATTTCAAGTTCTAGCTCCTTACCAAGCTTTTTCGTTATTTTCAAGCCAAATACATACTTTATCTCACTTAACTTTTTTCCACTTTCTATGAGCTTAGCAACATATGCAGCACCTGCAATAGTGTATTGATGCTTTCCAATGTTTCTTGCCTTAGCAAATGGAAGTTTAGATGTTATAAGCTTATTTGTTTTGCCATTTGGTGGATGAGAACCCATTATACCTCCTATAACAACATATTCACTATGTTTCATATCATCTGTTGTAAGTTCCTCATAAGCCATGGGATCCAATACAATAACATTCGGGTTATTGCTTAGAAATTCTATAACAGACTCTTTATATACTATTCCAAGTTTTTTGAGTATTTGTAAATCCTTTTCATTTTTAACATTAGCAAAAATTACTCTTCCATTGAATATTTTTGCTACAAACTCATACTCCTTTAAAATCCACTTGTTTATGCAAGGCTCTAAATGCTCTATCACAATATACATTTACTACATACCAACAATCTTATAAGGCTTAGAATAAAAATTTTTAAATTGTAATCAAAAATGTATACAACTTGTATTGGGATGAATCTGAATGGCTGCAACTCAGCAAAAACCTGCAATAACTCCAATGAAACTATTAAGAGGTTCCATGAATAAAACAGTATTAGTGAAGGTGAAGGAGAATACAGAATTTGTTGGAAAACTTGTTATGACGGATCCAACAATGAATGTTGTTTTGGAGGATGCTACTGAGTATAAAGATGGTGGAGAAGATGTTATAGCAAAATATGGTAGAATATTGATCAGAGGAAGCCAAATACTCTACATATGCGTTGACTATACGGAAGCAAGATTAAGACA
Above is a genomic segment from Ignisphaera cupida containing:
- a CDS encoding CdvA-like protein, whose translation is MGITIENVASSIGQTITDIYGRKVGVLVSVYSDFDGKVTAVEIMTNDMTYETLSSDRLEHGIDGIKILPEWVIEARKIERKLDVIKKRFKALEELYKKNQIAQHAYKELKEKFAKEIEHVKIETKNTKELLRKRINELENFVIHIEKAMTHLIVSYTAGEIPETGFKISADFMRFARQAAIDERKDLDKHLGLIEKLEQELVSIVSGFEESQTIATPAQPVTQPSPTPLAVKVVS
- a CDS encoding U6 snRNA-associated Sm-like protein LSm6, with translation MAATQQKPAITPMKLLRGSMNKTVLVKVKENTEFVGKLVMTDPTMNVVLEDATEYKDGGEDVIAKYGRILIRGSQILYICVDYTEARLRQASMS
- the rqcH gene encoding ribosome rescue protein RqcH, which encodes MSRQAVESFQKRQKNSMSWLDISVWINEQRKYVENSFIDNVYIYSKNLVVLKLRKSGENRPLYLVIEPGKRVSLSESGIDVEYSKNLSITWRSHIRDCRINSIEQYDRERIIMFKLSCEGTEKKLVIELLPRGTMILVDLADNVIIALEYRRMRDRVIVPKSKYVFPPKQWRESIDSSDFNNIIKNVKGGKQNIISYIIKTYGFPSEVVEAAFFICESSINSNKSLEEIIKCAINSVSNIIDAAIKNSDPCIIYANNEPIGFYPFIPPQFSGSTYRVEKYQSINEAINKYFIHDIENFIRKSRIEPIVSKIEKLKHTLQEMSSALKAYEDKKELLNKIVNIIERNYPEIETLHQCVQTVVKQLGWNSISKCSEKISSYDQAKGLYRIDVNGVSIELDVRKSLISIYNEYRKMLSDVDKGIERTVEEMNRIEKEIQRLSEETSLKEKSIKFVVSRKREWFEKFHWTITSSGFLILGGRDASQNIYLIKRFLHDNDIVMHADIHGGSAVIVKTNNRNIDEEALKEAAILAACYSKAWKMGLHSVNVFWVPGFQVSLSPPAGEYLPRGGFMVYGKKNYLNDVKLRLGIGLELTIDNENICNLRVVIGSENNVLRKSIAYMILEPGDLKIEEVVNEFLSELKKRGLEVVAMAIDLNELRTKIPGKSRIVKIAVNENAKEVLEKCLEHLM
- a CDS encoding SAM-dependent methyltransferase; the protein is MYIVIEHLEPCINKWILKEYEFVAKIFNGRVIFANVKNEKDLQILKKLGIVYKESVIEFLSNNPNVIVLDPMAYEELTTDDMKHSEYVVIGGIMGSHPPNGKTNKLITSKLPFAKARNIGKHQYTIAGAAYVAKLIESGKKLSEIKYVFGLKITKKLGKELELEIELPYAFPINEYGDVILPENYLTVVAEFVPVFESRILAGNNNVCQDEDDKVYGKPPEI
- a CDS encoding AAA family ATPase translates to MSGGREYLEALARKYVHEAMINEKIGNKVDAAKNYKKAAEIIMMLINNYKNDPMIHIYKSLAESYINKAKELEEESKLSVSIGGEKEESEEDVVKDYVLIEKPSVRFEDVIGLDNVKQAIMDSIVYPTKRPDLFPLGWPRNILLYGPPGCGKTLIAAAVANEIDGVFMQVDAASLMSKWLGEAEKRVAAIFKYARKIGVSKPVIIFIDEADGLLGVYESEIGGEARVRNQFLKELDGLSDKGKKFFIYVIAATNKPWKLDIGFLRRFQKRIYVPPPNKEARRNLFEYYTKFFKLAPDVDFNILAEKTEGYSASDIRDIVLEAYLKTVRELFKSNNFNESPRPITLKDFMEVLQHRKPSISQELLKLYEEWGKNFGAMA
- a CDS encoding CBS domain-containing protein, producing the protein MLRASDVMVPNPICVRINATVYDAIKTMEKYNIASVIVVDENDIVFGVVTAKDIVIKTIAKGLDPKLVNITQILSKPVTVVDPDTPLKDVINLMIGTGHGHIPVVNKIGKVIGIVTIDDVLKYVPELLEYVEMKSR